From a single Pyruvatibacter sp. genomic region:
- a CDS encoding ChrR family anti-sigma-E factor has translation MTSEHTDLTAITDDAPVRRFGEEVLMDYVTGTLDEATALMVAAHLDLCPASRGIVDMMTEVGGTVLADAQPVALGAGALESVLAMLDDTPQETGAQVHDPDLALLPAEVRDRAQAQLAGNAKWSFVTPGVRALDLGFARPVAADGASVGEVKLYRIEPGKGVPTHTHKGQEVTLVLTGAFADGHDRYGPGDISVASPDVTHRPVAEKDAVCFALAITDAPLQLTGALGLVQRALSVSGGAGGTGGAAH, from the coding sequence ATGACATCAGAGCACACAGATTTGACAGCCATTACCGATGACGCGCCCGTCCGCCGCTTTGGTGAGGAAGTGCTGATGGACTACGTCACCGGCACACTGGATGAGGCAACGGCGCTGATGGTGGCGGCGCATCTGGATCTGTGTCCTGCATCGCGCGGCATTGTGGACATGATGACCGAGGTCGGTGGTACTGTTTTGGCGGATGCGCAGCCGGTTGCCCTGGGGGCGGGTGCGCTGGAGAGCGTTCTGGCGATGCTTGACGACACACCTCAGGAGACAGGCGCGCAGGTTCACGACCCCGACCTTGCTTTGCTTCCCGCAGAGGTGCGCGACCGTGCGCAGGCGCAACTCGCCGGCAATGCCAAATGGTCGTTTGTGACACCTGGTGTGCGGGCGCTTGATCTGGGCTTTGCCCGCCCGGTGGCCGCGGATGGCGCGAGTGTGGGCGAGGTGAAGCTATACCGGATTGAGCCGGGTAAAGGCGTGCCCACTCACACCCACAAGGGTCAGGAAGTGACGCTGGTTCTCACGGGGGCCTTTGCTGACGGGCATGACCGCTATGGGCCGGGTGATATTTCCGTGGCGTCGCCAGATGTCACGCACCGGCCGGTCGCGGAAAAAGACGCTGTATGTTTCGCGCTGGCTATCACGGACGCTCCCTTGCAGCTGACCGGGGCGCTCGGACTCGTGCAGCGCGCTCTCTCTGTGTCCGGGGGGGCTGGTGGGACGGGGGGCGCTGCTCACTAG
- a CDS encoding sigma-70 family RNA polymerase sigma factor: protein MAPPTPDRATVRSTSYDREAMADCMEAVAARQDKAAFATLFDYFAPRLKGYLMKLGAGEALAEELAQEVMITLWRKAGQFDRRQSSVSTWLYTIARNRRIDVLRREKFPNYDPEDPLLLPSEAEQPDDAVAAGEREVKVRAALETLPDEQAELIKLAFFKGWSHSEIAEKQNLPLGTVKSRLRLAFRKLKTGLEGTV from the coding sequence GTGGCACCGCCAACACCAGATCGGGCAACAGTGCGCTCAACCAGCTATGACCGCGAGGCCATGGCGGATTGCATGGAGGCTGTGGCCGCGCGGCAGGACAAGGCGGCGTTTGCCACCCTGTTTGATTATTTTGCGCCGCGCCTCAAAGGCTATTTGATGAAGCTGGGCGCGGGGGAGGCACTGGCTGAGGAATTGGCGCAGGAGGTGATGATTACCCTGTGGCGCAAGGCCGGGCAGTTTGACCGGCGGCAATCATCGGTCTCCACGTGGCTTTACACCATTGCGCGCAACCGGCGTATTGATGTGCTGCGGCGCGAGAAGTTTCCCAACTATGACCCCGAAGACCCGCTGCTTTTACCCTCAGAAGCCGAGCAACCGGATGACGCCGTTGCCGCCGGGGAGCGCGAAGTGAAAGTGCGCGCGGCGCTTGAGACCCTTCCCGATGAACAGGCAGAACTCATAAAGCTTGCGTTCTTCAAAGGCTGGTCGCACAGCGAGATCGCGGAAAAACAAAACTTGCCTCTGGGCACCGTCAAATCCAGATTACGGCTTGCGTTTCGCAAACTGAAAACAGGCCTCGAAGGAACTGTCTGA
- a CDS encoding invasion associated locus B family protein, with protein MTRPAYLTTLNNLIAALFAALLMLPATAAFAADPVPLGTFTDWRAFKVTAGTNTICYALSSPQDTEPKNVRRGPIYVMVANWPGRNVKNEFSVVSGYPYRKDSTATANVDGTNFTMFTQNDANNDGGAWVQDRAGEARLIAAMKRGNALRITGTSGRGTLTNDRYSLSGVTAAIKAIDDAC; from the coding sequence ATGACCCGCCCCGCATATTTGACCACCCTCAACAACCTGATCGCAGCGCTGTTTGCAGCACTCCTTATGCTGCCGGCGACAGCCGCATTTGCCGCAGACCCCGTGCCCCTTGGCACGTTCACAGACTGGCGGGCCTTTAAAGTGACCGCAGGCACCAACACAATCTGCTATGCCCTGAGCAGCCCTCAGGACACTGAACCCAAAAATGTGCGGCGTGGGCCGATTTACGTCATGGTCGCTAACTGGCCGGGCCGCAACGTCAAAAACGAGTTCAGCGTGGTATCGGGCTACCCCTACCGCAAGGACTCAACTGCCACCGCCAATGTGGACGGCACCAACTTCACCATGTTTACCCAGAACGACGCCAACAATGATGGCGGCGCATGGGTGCAGGACCGCGCCGGTGAAGCACGCCTTATTGCCGCAATGAAGCGTGGCAACGCGCTGCGGATTACCGGCACGTCAGGCCGAGGCACCCTCACCAACGACCGCTACTCGCTGTCAGGCGTGACGGCGGCCATCAAAGCCATCGACGACGCCTGCTGA
- the rlmN gene encoding 23S rRNA (adenine(2503)-C(2))-methyltransferase RlmN, translating to MTQPLDIARANPNAPAIVGGVVSAPARASLIGLSRPALAAALQGAGVGERESRMRASQIFNWLYVRGATSFDEMTNISKAMRATLDTHFTLSRLDIVSEQISTDGTRKWLLRLADGNEVETVFIPEPGRGTLCVSSQVGCTLTCTFCHTGTQRLVRNLTAGEIVAQVLIARDSLDEWPQVNAPATDTRRTLTNVVMMGMGEPLYNFDAVRDALDVVSDGDGLSISKRRITLSTSGIVPEIERCGAEMGVMLAISLHGVRDEVRDELVPINKKYPIAELLRACRHYPGLSNARRITFEYVMLKGVNDSNQDAKELVRLLKGIPAKINLIPFNPWPGTRYECSDWDRIEAFADIVNKAGYASPVRTPRGRDILAACGQLKSESEKERASVRMARLRAENQDAPI from the coding sequence ATGACGCAACCGCTCGACATCGCCCGCGCCAACCCCAACGCCCCTGCTATTGTAGGCGGCGTGGTGTCTGCGCCTGCGCGTGCATCGCTTATCGGCCTGTCACGCCCGGCACTTGCCGCCGCCTTGCAGGGCGCAGGTGTTGGCGAGCGCGAAAGCCGGATGCGCGCGAGCCAGATTTTCAACTGGCTGTATGTGCGCGGCGCTACATCGTTTGACGAGATGACCAACATCTCAAAGGCGATGCGCGCCACGCTGGACACCCACTTCACACTCAGTCGCCTCGATATCGTCAGCGAACAGATTTCCACCGACGGTACCCGCAAATGGTTGCTGCGCCTCGCCGACGGCAACGAGGTGGAGACGGTGTTCATTCCCGAACCCGGTCGCGGCACGCTGTGTGTCTCCTCCCAGGTCGGCTGCACGCTCACCTGCACGTTCTGCCACACCGGCACCCAGCGCCTGGTGCGCAACCTGACTGCCGGCGAGATTGTGGCCCAGGTGCTGATCGCCCGAGACAGTCTGGACGAGTGGCCGCAGGTCAACGCACCGGCAACCGATACCCGCCGCACCCTCACCAACGTGGTGATGATGGGCATGGGCGAGCCGCTGTATAATTTTGACGCTGTGCGTGATGCGCTTGATGTTGTGTCGGACGGCGACGGCCTGTCCATTTCCAAACGCCGCATCACGCTCTCAACTTCCGGCATTGTGCCGGAGATAGAACGCTGCGGCGCTGAAATGGGTGTCATGCTTGCCATCTCGCTGCATGGCGTGCGCGATGAGGTGCGCGATGAGCTGGTGCCCATCAACAAGAAATATCCGATTGCGGAGCTTCTGCGTGCCTGCCGCCACTACCCCGGCCTATCCAACGCCCGCCGCATCACATTCGAATATGTGATGCTCAAGGGCGTGAACGACAGCAATCAGGATGCCAAGGAACTGGTGCGGCTGCTCAAGGGCATTCCCGCCAAAATCAACCTGATCCCGTTCAACCCGTGGCCCGGCACCCGATATGAGTGCTCCGACTGGGACCGGATCGAGGCATTCGCTGATATCGTCAACAAGGCAGGCTACGCCAGCCCCGTGCGCACCCCGCGCGGCCGCGATATTCTCGCCGCCTGCGGCCAGCTCAAATCAGAGAGCGAAAAAGAACGCGCCTCCGTCCGCATGGCCCGGCTGAGGGCCGAAAATCAGGACGCACCCATCTAG
- a CDS encoding tryptophan halogenase family protein — translation MADPIKHITIVGGGTAGWLTANLLSAFFGIQKNGAPDQMRISLIESPNIPTVGVGEATVPSMSRALQQTGISETDFFKTCNASFKLGVDFANWNVDADGKPFSYINPFNTGSLVGGLDPGYYYSRFGAGGASFVQTISPAEDLGRARKGPRALGSKPFAQPVSYAYHLDASLFARMLQGICVGRGVEHIRDDMVSVERADDGNIAAVNLKEKGRVPVELVIDCTGFRGLIINGELDEPFISYANHLANDRAMAVQIPHPDLDDNGAPKSIEPVTRSTALGAGWSWRVPLYNRIGTGYVYSSAHRTDDEARDEFLALLGDGAKGAEPRVIPMRVGRTRNSWVKNCIAVGLSGGFIEPLESTAIYMIEMAVRWLIAYFPDKTYPDSLRNRYNEVAGGLYDEVRDFICLHYALGNRTDSQYWIDAREELQVPDSLAENLELWKHTIPCVTDLKSAHLFSHEVYTAVLLGKRVYSMRDDWNAGTSLTLSRNGWRQHVKTQRQKVSQFVGSMPDHVALLRELRGEDTPQRLAPAKPASRMAQGTVPLPGLGGPMAPVIRQPIKPAAAAPATLNTDDGNLL, via the coding sequence GTGGCAGACCCTATCAAGCACATCACGATTGTGGGCGGCGGAACGGCAGGCTGGCTGACGGCCAATCTGCTGTCGGCATTTTTCGGCATCCAGAAAAACGGCGCGCCGGACCAGATGCGGATTTCGCTCATCGAAAGCCCCAACATTCCAACCGTGGGTGTAGGCGAGGCCACCGTGCCGTCGATGTCGCGGGCGTTGCAGCAGACCGGCATTTCCGAGACCGACTTTTTCAAGACCTGCAATGCGTCGTTCAAGCTGGGCGTTGATTTCGCCAACTGGAATGTGGATGCCGACGGCAAACCCTTCAGCTACATCAATCCGTTCAACACCGGCAGCCTCGTCGGCGGTCTGGACCCCGGCTATTACTACAGCCGCTTTGGCGCGGGCGGGGCCAGCTTTGTTCAAACCATTTCTCCCGCTGAAGACCTGGGCCGCGCCCGCAAGGGCCCGCGCGCGCTTGGCTCCAAGCCGTTCGCCCAACCGGTGAGTTACGCCTACCACCTGGACGCCAGCCTGTTTGCCAGGATGCTGCAGGGTATTTGCGTCGGGCGCGGTGTCGAGCATATCCGTGACGACATGGTAAGTGTTGAGCGCGCCGACGACGGCAACATCGCAGCCGTCAATCTGAAGGAAAAAGGCCGCGTGCCCGTTGAGCTGGTCATCGACTGCACAGGCTTTCGCGGCCTCATCATCAACGGCGAACTCGACGAGCCTTTTATCTCCTACGCCAACCACCTGGCCAACGACCGCGCCATGGCGGTGCAGATCCCCCACCCGGACCTGGACGACAATGGTGCACCCAAGAGCATTGAGCCGGTCACCCGCTCAACAGCGCTGGGCGCAGGCTGGAGCTGGCGTGTGCCGCTGTATAACCGCATCGGCACGGGCTACGTCTATTCATCTGCCCACCGCACCGACGACGAAGCGCGCGACGAGTTTCTGGCGCTGCTGGGCGATGGGGCCAAGGGGGCAGAACCCCGCGTGATCCCCATGCGGGTGGGCCGCACGCGCAATTCATGGGTAAAAAACTGCATCGCTGTTGGCCTGTCAGGCGGCTTCATTGAACCGCTGGAATCAACCGCCATCTACATGATTGAAATGGCGGTGCGCTGGCTCATCGCCTACTTCCCCGACAAGACGTACCCGGACAGTTTGCGCAACCGCTACAATGAGGTGGCCGGCGGGCTGTATGATGAAGTGCGTGATTTCATCTGCCTGCATTACGCACTGGGCAACCGCACCGACAGCCAATACTGGATTGACGCCCGCGAGGAACTGCAAGTGCCTGACAGTCTGGCTGAAAATCTGGAGCTGTGGAAACACACCATCCCCTGCGTCACCGACCTGAAGTCAGCGCATCTTTTTTCCCACGAGGTCTATACCGCCGTGCTGCTGGGCAAGCGCGTGTATTCCATGCGCGACGACTGGAACGCAGGCACGAGCCTCACCCTCAGCCGCAACGGCTGGCGCCAGCACGTCAAGACGCAGCGCCAGAAGGTCAGCCAGTTTGTGGGGTCCATGCCGGACCACGTGGCCCTGCTGCGTGAGTTGCGCGGTGAAGACACGCCACAACGACTGGCCCCCGCAAAACCGGCATCGCGCATGGCGCAGGGCACCGTTCCTCTGCCTGGCCTCGGCGGCCCGATGGCTCCCGTCATCAGGCAACCGATAAAGCCCGCAGCAGCAGCCCCCGCAACTCTGAACACGGACGACGGCAACCTGCTTTAG
- a CDS encoding DUF3422 domain-containing protein, whose translation MNAHPLREALNNEVHSRPSADAHAPMMVTQIAVITGETDAATERDLLRELAAQMDADIPQTFGNHLTIDLGTNGNCVHLVWERHTEFSTYAFSQACPDALTHASLGTAFETPPLAAVPESWRSKIPGEVLVGINLLALTATANDIEARLPEVFGTNKCVGAGMSGGRAGAWTDFHLHTDGLSRMVVANTTLRPGRLGRLIQRLLDVETYRMMALMSFPLARDITPELGTIETELSVLAAQTASIQSLEDEQRLLNRLSALAARAEDLAARTHYRFSAARAYHQLVERRISELDEVKREGLQQIGTFMDRRLGPAMRTCTAVADRLEALSARIARASALLNTRVELALQEQNQKLLMSMERRARLQVRLQETVEGLSAVAITYYLVGLIAYVLKALEKAGQPVNPTLATGVLAPFVLAGAYLAVRQIRKRVTRGRHTDG comes from the coding sequence ATGAACGCCCACCCTTTGCGTGAGGCGCTGAACAACGAAGTCCATTCGCGCCCGTCGGCAGATGCTCACGCGCCCATGATGGTGACGCAGATTGCCGTCATCACCGGCGAGACCGACGCTGCCACCGAACGCGACCTGCTGCGCGAACTTGCAGCACAGATGGATGCAGACATCCCGCAAACCTTCGGCAACCACCTGACCATTGATCTGGGCACCAACGGCAACTGCGTGCATCTGGTATGGGAGCGCCACACTGAGTTTTCCACCTACGCGTTTTCACAGGCCTGCCCGGATGCCCTCACGCACGCCTCGCTGGGCACAGCGTTTGAAACACCGCCGCTGGCCGCCGTGCCCGAAAGCTGGCGGTCAAAAATCCCCGGCGAGGTTCTGGTCGGCATAAACCTGCTGGCGCTGACCGCCACTGCAAACGATATTGAAGCGCGGCTGCCGGAAGTTTTTGGCACCAACAAATGCGTTGGCGCGGGCATGTCCGGCGGACGCGCCGGGGCATGGACCGACTTTCATCTGCATACGGATGGGTTGAGTCGCATGGTTGTGGCCAATACAACCCTGCGCCCCGGACGCCTTGGCCGCCTGATCCAGCGCCTTCTGGATGTTGAGACCTACCGCATGATGGCGCTGATGTCTTTTCCGCTGGCGCGCGACATCACCCCTGAACTCGGCACGATCGAAACCGAACTGTCCGTGCTGGCTGCACAGACCGCCAGCATTCAAAGCCTCGAAGACGAGCAACGCCTGCTCAATCGTCTGTCAGCGTTGGCCGCCCGCGCCGAAGACCTTGCCGCGCGCACCCACTATCGGTTTTCAGCAGCCCGCGCGTACCACCAACTCGTCGAGCGCCGCATCAGCGAGCTGGACGAAGTGAAGCGCGAAGGCCTTCAACAAATCGGCACTTTCATGGACCGTCGCCTCGGCCCCGCCATGCGCACCTGCACCGCAGTGGCCGACCGGCTGGAAGCACTGTCGGCGCGCATCGCCCGCGCCTCTGCCCTGCTCAACACCCGCGTTGAACTGGCGCTGCAGGAGCAAAACCAGAAACTGCTGATGTCCATGGAGCGCCGCGCCCGCCTGCAGGTGCGCCTGCAGGAAACCGTGGAGGGGCTGTCAGCGGTCGCCATCACCTATTACCTGGTGGGCCTCATCGCTTACGTGCTCAAGGCGCTAGAAAAAGCCGGCCAGCCGGTGAACCCGACGCTTGCCACCGGCGTGCTCGCCCCGTTTGTGCTGGCGGGCGCATATCTGGCCGTGCGCCAGATCCGCAAACGGGTGACACGAGGCAGGCATACTGACGGTTGA
- a CDS encoding VOC family protein, whose protein sequence is MTISSLYPVIATKDVAGLAAFYRDTFALETAFEADWYVHLTAGAGGNVAIIVEGHETMPEGHRGVAAPRLLNFETDDVDGIYERMQQAGTPILQAMRDEDFGQRHFIMSDPDGNLVDVIKLIAPSGAFAAQYAPDALPG, encoded by the coding sequence ATGACCATTTCAAGCCTGTATCCCGTCATCGCCACGAAGGACGTGGCGGGTCTCGCGGCCTTTTATCGCGACACGTTTGCCCTGGAGACGGCGTTCGAGGCTGATTGGTATGTCCACCTCACGGCTGGAGCAGGTGGGAATGTGGCGATCATCGTGGAAGGTCATGAGACAATGCCCGAAGGTCACCGGGGCGTTGCTGCGCCGCGTCTGCTCAACTTTGAAACAGATGATGTGGATGGGATCTATGAAAGGATGCAGCAAGCAGGCACGCCGATTTTGCAGGCGATGCGGGACGAGGATTTTGGCCAGCGGCATTTCATCATGAGTGACCCCGACGGCAATCTGGTGGATGTCATCAAGCTGATTGCACCCAGTGGCGCGTTTGCGGCGCAGTATGCGCCGGATGCTCTGCCTGGGTAG
- a CDS encoding TetR family transcriptional regulator — MATNEQRTAKTRAALIKAARAEFAAHGYADAATTDIVARAGATRGALYHHFADKLALFDAVVEAEDARLAAMIDSDTQNSDDAYQGLVHGIGVYLDAATAPATRRILMLDGPSALGWKRWREIQSHHSLRTLHEGLEAANAQGALKIASVPAAASLFAAALDEAVHYIAEAEDQKIARKQAHAAALAMLNGLRP; from the coding sequence ATGGCCACCAACGAACAACGCACGGCAAAAACACGTGCCGCTCTCATAAAAGCTGCCCGCGCGGAGTTTGCCGCCCACGGCTATGCGGACGCGGCGACAACCGACATTGTGGCGCGCGCCGGTGCCACCCGCGGTGCGCTGTACCACCATTTTGCCGACAAGCTGGCGTTGTTCGACGCGGTCGTTGAAGCCGAGGATGCGCGCCTGGCAGCGATGATCGACAGCGACACACAAAACAGCGACGACGCCTATCAGGGCCTTGTCCACGGCATCGGCGTCTATCTGGACGCCGCCACAGCACCTGCCACCCGCCGCATCCTCATGCTCGATGGCCCTTCAGCGCTGGGGTGGAAACGCTGGCGTGAAATCCAGTCGCACCATTCCCTGCGCACCCTGCATGAGGGCCTTGAAGCCGCCAACGCTCAAGGTGCACTGAAAATCGCAAGCGTACCCGCAGCCGCATCGTTGTTCGCCGCCGCACTCGACGAAGCCGTGCATTACATCGCCGAGGCAGAAGACCAAAAGATAGCCCGCAAGCAGGCACACGCCGCAGCACTCGCCATGCTCAACGGACTGCGACCCTGA
- a CDS encoding LysR family transcriptional regulator produces the protein MVQKRTISPDWDDLRLVLAVARSGSLRKAAISLGLGHATLSRRLGQLEKQLNVRLFDRPASGAVELTAAGEELAASAGQMDEVAAAVVLKVAGRDLSLSGTLRVSVTPLLGTYVLAPAITAFAAAYPDLAIEVSSTYASADLDRREADVVIRATEQPPETLVGQRFCRAAFGLYAARSAVEAAGSEAAYLASSPPVLGYVGRPDNLWDEAWFTQKLPGLRHTLTTNDPVQLMALARSGGGIARLACCAADADHDLVRIVASHTEYAYDIWLLTHMDLRKTARVRAFMDHMSAALKERAPVIGGETKAA, from the coding sequence ATGGTTCAAAAAAGAACCATCAGCCCGGATTGGGATGATCTTCGGCTGGTACTTGCGGTGGCGCGTTCCGGCAGTCTGCGCAAGGCGGCCATCTCTTTGGGGCTTGGCCATGCCACGTTGTCGCGTCGGCTGGGTCAGCTTGAAAAGCAACTCAATGTGAGGCTGTTTGATCGGCCAGCCTCAGGGGCAGTGGAGTTGACGGCGGCGGGGGAGGAGCTGGCGGCAAGTGCAGGGCAGATGGACGAAGTCGCTGCGGCTGTCGTGCTGAAAGTGGCCGGGCGCGACCTGTCACTGTCAGGCACTTTGCGGGTGTCGGTCACACCGCTGCTGGGGACCTATGTTCTTGCGCCCGCCATTACAGCGTTTGCGGCGGCGTATCCTGATCTGGCCATTGAGGTGTCCAGCACATATGCGTCGGCTGATCTGGACCGGCGGGAGGCGGATGTCGTGATCCGTGCCACCGAGCAGCCGCCGGAGACGTTGGTGGGCCAACGCTTCTGCCGTGCAGCGTTCGGGCTATATGCGGCGCGCTCAGCTGTTGAGGCGGCGGGGTCTGAGGCTGCATATCTCGCCTCATCGCCACCGGTGCTTGGCTATGTGGGCCGCCCCGACAATCTGTGGGACGAAGCATGGTTCACGCAAAAGCTGCCGGGCCTGCGCCACACTCTCACCACCAATGACCCTGTCCAGCTGATGGCGCTTGCCCGCTCAGGCGGCGGCATTGCCAGGCTGGCCTGCTGTGCGGCTGACGCAGACCATGACCTTGTACGGATTGTTGCGTCGCATACGGAGTATGCCTACGACATCTGGCTGCTGACCCATATGGACCTGCGCAAAACGGCCCGTGTGCGCGCCTTCATGGATCATATGTCGGCTGCCCTGAAGGAGCGTGCGCCGGTGATCGGCGGCGAGACGAAGGCTGCTTGA
- a CDS encoding MAPEG family protein: protein MDATFAFPVIAAALAGFLLLMQQIFMLAAGTRRGGTGQGVGVAGDVQLERLVRRHGNLAENAAIFIATLALLELLIGSGTTVLIFAAVFLVARLSHAVGFSTLRGSHGKIDGQKVPGSALFVALRAGGATLTALSGIALGGYLLFLTIGSLPL, encoded by the coding sequence ATGGACGCCACTTTTGCTTTTCCGGTTATTGCAGCAGCTCTTGCGGGCTTTTTGCTGCTCATGCAGCAAATTTTCATGTTGGCGGCAGGCACGCGGCGCGGCGGCACGGGCCAGGGCGTGGGCGTAGCCGGCGACGTGCAGCTTGAGCGGCTCGTCCGCCGCCATGGCAACCTTGCCGAAAACGCTGCGATCTTCATCGCCACCCTGGCGCTGCTGGAACTGCTGATCGGCTCCGGCACCACAGTGTTGATATTTGCTGCCGTTTTTCTTGTGGCCCGCCTGTCCCATGCCGTGGGCTTCAGCACCCTGCGCGGCTCTCACGGCAAAATAGATGGCCAGAAAGTGCCTGGCTCGGCGCTGTTCGTGGCGCTGCGGGCCGGTGGCGCAACGCTCACCGCCCTAAGCGGCATCGCTCTTGGCGGCTATCTGCTGTTCCTCACCATTGGCAGCCTGCCGCTTTAG
- a CDS encoding argininosuccinate synthase yields the protein MSVTDVKKVVLAYSGGLDTSIMLKWLKETYDCEVVTFTADLGQGEELEPARKKAEMAGIKDIYIEDLREDFVADYVFPMMRANALYEGLYLLGTSIARPLIAKRQIEIARETGADAVCHGATGKGNDQVRFELAYYALQPDIKVIAPWRDWELKSREALINFAEKHQIPIAKDKRGEAPFSVDANLLHTSSEGKALEDPAIEAPEYVYQRTVSPEAAPDTPTYIEIGFEKGDPVSINGVAMSPATLLTELNTYGHDNGIGRLDLVENRFVGMKSRGIYETPGGTIMLMAHRGIEQITLDRGAAHLKDELMPKYAELVYFGMWFSPEREMLQALIDKSQEHVTGTVRLKLYKGNVDVVGRWSDSSLYSMEHVTFEEDDVYDQKDASGFIKINALRLRLLADRNNRLKG from the coding sequence ATGAGCGTTACCGATGTAAAGAAGGTGGTGCTCGCCTATTCCGGCGGGCTCGACACCTCCATCATGCTGAAATGGCTGAAGGAAACCTACGACTGCGAGGTCGTGACCTTCACCGCCGATCTGGGCCAGGGCGAGGAACTGGAACCGGCCCGCAAAAAGGCCGAGATGGCCGGCATCAAGGACATCTACATCGAGGATCTGCGCGAGGACTTCGTGGCGGACTATGTGTTCCCCATGATGCGCGCCAACGCGCTCTATGAGGGCCTGTATCTGCTCGGCACATCCATCGCCCGGCCATTGATTGCCAAACGCCAGATTGAAATTGCCCGCGAAACCGGCGCTGACGCCGTGTGCCATGGCGCCACCGGCAAGGGCAACGACCAGGTGCGGTTTGAGCTGGCGTATTATGCCCTGCAGCCGGACATCAAGGTGATCGCCCCGTGGCGCGACTGGGAACTCAAGTCCCGTGAAGCACTGATCAACTTTGCCGAAAAGCACCAGATCCCCATCGCCAAGGACAAGCGTGGCGAAGCGCCGTTCTCGGTGGATGCCAACCTGCTGCACACATCGTCCGAAGGTAAAGCGCTGGAAGACCCCGCCATCGAAGCGCCGGAATATGTCTATCAGCGTACAGTGTCGCCCGAGGCTGCCCCCGACACACCGACCTATATCGAGATCGGCTTTGAGAAAGGCGATCCCGTCTCCATCAATGGCGTGGCCATGTCACCGGCCACCTTGCTGACCGAACTCAACACATATGGCCACGACAACGGTATCGGGCGGCTGGACCTGGTGGAAAACCGCTTCGTCGGCATGAAGAGCCGCGGCATTTATGAGACCCCCGGCGGCACCATTATGCTGATGGCACACCGTGGTATCGAACAGATCACACTCGACCGGGGTGCTGCCCACCTCAAAGACGAGCTGATGCCCAAATATGCCGAGCTTGTGTATTTCGGCATGTGGTTTTCACCCGAACGCGAAATGCTTCAGGCACTGATCGACAAGAGCCAGGAGCATGTGACAGGCACCGTCCGCCTCAAACTCTACAAGGGCAACGTTGATGTGGTGGGCCGCTGGTCTGACAGCTCGCTCTACTCCATGGAGCACGTCACCTTTGAAGAAGACGATGTGTACGACCAGAAGGACGCATCCGGCTTCATCAAGATCAACGCCCTGCGCCTTCGCCTGCTGGCAGACCGCAACAACCGGCTCAAAGGCTGA
- the ppa gene encoding inorganic diphosphatase translates to MRIEALSIGENPPFDVNVIVEVPVGGAPIKYEFDKPSGALVVDRFLNASMRYPCNYGFVPHTLSEDGDPVDVLVAGTPAVVPGAVMACRPVGVLLMEDEAGMDEKIVAVPPSRLNTYYDSVQQYTDLPKMLLDQIEHFFNHYKALEKDKWVKLNGWGDADKARSLIADAIEKAKSA, encoded by the coding sequence ATGCGTATCGAAGCTCTTTCCATCGGCGAAAATCCGCCGTTTGATGTCAATGTCATTGTCGAGGTGCCCGTTGGTGGTGCGCCGATCAAATATGAGTTCGACAAGCCGTCGGGCGCACTCGTGGTGGACAGGTTTTTGAACGCCTCCATGCGCTACCCGTGCAACTACGGCTTTGTGCCCCACACATTATCGGAAGACGGCGACCCGGTGGATGTGCTGGTAGCAGGCACGCCTGCCGTTGTGCCCGGTGCGGTCATGGCGTGCCGTCCTGTAGGCGTGCTGCTGATGGAGGACGAGGCTGGTATGGACGAGAAGATTGTTGCGGTGCCGCCGTCGCGCCTCAACACCTACTATGACAGCGTTCAGCAGTACACGGACCTTCCCAAAATGCTGCTCGACCAGATTGAGCATTTTTTCAATCACTACAAGGCGCTTGAAAAAGACAAATGGGTGAAGCTCAACGGCTGGGGCGATGCCGACAAGGCCCGCTCACTGATTGCGGATGCCATTGAAAAAGCCAAGAGCGCCTGA